One region of Triticum aestivum cultivar Chinese Spring chromosome 6B, IWGSC CS RefSeq v2.1, whole genome shotgun sequence genomic DNA includes:
- the LOC123135814 gene encoding serine/threonine-protein kinase Nek3 isoform X1: MDQYEVLEQIGKGSFGSALLVRHKVEKKRYVLKKIRLARQTVRCRRSAHQEMELIAKVRSPYIVEYKDSWVEKGCYVCIVIGYCEGGDMLEAIKKANGNHFSEEKLCVWLVQLLMALDYLHANHILHRDVKCSNIFLTKDQNIRIGDFGLAKVLTSDDLASSVVGTPSYMCPELLADIPYGSKSDIWSLGKYSYLIFSYMSCSDRRNVLLAKHVQFSGCCIYEMTALKHAFKAFDMQTLINKINKSVVAPLPTIYSGAFRGLIKSMLRRNPDHRPSAADLLNHPHLQPYVLEIQSKSSLAPNMFPAILPNKHEKNKTACSDDEDNCKPQYVKSHSFKVHRIVELVNATANHGRPQSTRTAKDCSKPLHQEMVQLPVQVTKEVVKEAMHDKHSKETRSPARTPRRASSTPRRRLEPAKTFHARTAHKEEQQQPSPSRSSEDQTIQATRRASLSPHMFKAPEKKRLVDILTRLKSPDVSVNAPRIDRIAEFPLASSEDPLYPIMKLLPPSITDKSITKDKCTFQVLRGDGESHTNTRDLNLLSIDNNQLGSSSDWRQKRFDTTSYRQRAEALEGLLEFSAQLLQQERFQELGILLKPFGPGKASPRETAIWLSRSFKETGL; this comes from the exons atggatcagtACGAGGTGCTGGAGCAGATTGGGAAGGGCTCCTTTGGCTCTGCGCTCCTGGTGAGGCACAAGGTTGAGAAGAAGAG GTACGTCCTGAAGAAGATCCGGCTCGCCCGTCAGACCGTCAGGTGCCGTCGATCCGCGCACCAAGAG ATGGAGCTCATCGCAAAAGTAAGGAGCCCTTACATTGTGGAGTACAAAGATTCTTGGGTGGAGAAG GGGTGCTATGTGTGCATCGTGATCGGTTACTGCGAGGGAGGGGACAT GCTAGAGGCCATTAAGAAGGCTAACGGCAACCATTTCTCGGAGGAG AAACTCTGTGTGTGGCTTGTGCAGCTGCTGATGGCGCTTGATTACTTGCATGCCAATCATATCCTTCATCGAGATGTCAAG TGTTCAAATATATTTCTTACAAAGGACCAAAATATACGGATCG GTGATTTTGGGCTGGCCAAAGTATTGACTTCTGACGATTTAGCTTCGTCA GTTGTAGGAACTCCCAGTTACATGTGCCCTGAACTTCTTGCCGACATTCCATATGGCTCCAAGTCCGACATATGGTCGCTAGGCAAGTATTCCTATCTGATATTCAGTTACATGTCTTGCTCCGATCGTCGCAATGTTCTCTTGGCTAAACATGTGCAATTTTCAGGATGCTGCATCTATGAGATGACTGCGCTGAAGCATGCATTCAAAGCATTT GATATGCAGACACTGATAAACAAGATTAACAAGTCTGTTGTCGCCCCTCTACCGACTATATATTCTGGTGCATT TAGGGGACTCATCAAAAGCATGCTGCGCAGAAATCCAGATCACAGACCGAGT GCTGCAGATCTGCTAAACCATCCGCATCTTCAGCCCTATGTGTTGGAAATCCAATCGAAATCAAGTCTGGCTCCCAATATGTTCCCAGCTATACTTCCTAACAAACATGAAAAAAACAAGACTGCGTGTTCTGATGATGAAGACAATTGCAAACCCCAATATGTTAAGAGTCATTCATTTAAAGTACATAGGATTGTGGAACTTGTCAATGCCACCGCTAACCATGGCCGTCCTCAGTCTACCAGAACAGCAAAAGATTGTTCAAAACCGCTTCATCAAGAGATGGTTCAGTTACCAGTCCAGGTCACCAAGGAAGTTGTCAAAGAAGCGATGCATGATAAAcattcaaaagaaacaagatcACCGGCACGCACTCCACGAAGGGCGTCCTCGACTCCTAGGAGACGGCTAGAACCTGCAAAAACATTTCATGCTAGAACAGCTCACAAAGAGGAG CAGCAGCAGCCTTCCCCATCAAGGTCTTCAGAAGACCAGACAATACAAGCTACACGGCGAGCATCACTTTCCCCACACATGTTCAAAGCTCCTGAGAAGAAGCGACTCGTCGACATTCTTACCAGATTGAAGTCTCCTGATGTATCAGTTAACGCACCTCGAATCGACAGAATTGCTGAATTCCCACTGGCATCGTCTGAAGATCCATTGTATCCCATCATGAAGCTCTTGCCACCATCTATCACTGACAAATCAATCACCAAGGACAAATGCACTTTCCAAGTGCTCCGAGGGGACGGTGAAAGCCACACCAACACTCGTGATCTGAACCTGCTCAGTATCGACAATAATCAACTCGGAAGTTCGTCTGATTGGAGGCAGAAGAGGTTCGACACGACATCCTACCGGCAGCGAGCTGAGGCTCTAGAGGGCTTGCTTGAGTTCAGTGCCCAGTTGCTCCAACAAGAGAGATTTCAGGAGCTGGGGATCTTGCTAAAGCCTTTTGGACCTGGGAAGGCGTCTCCAAGAGAGACAGCCATATGGTTGTCAAGGAGCTTCAAAGAAACGGGATTATAA
- the LOC123135816 gene encoding probable ribose-5-phosphate isomerase 3, chloroplastic: protein MAAAATATAVRLHAAATRRAAPRRPARFAVRADAARAATALTQDDLKRLAAVRAVEQVQSGMVLGLGTGSTAAFAVAEIGALLASGKLSGIVGVPTSKRTFEQAMSLGIPLSTLDDHPVIDLAIDGADEVDPDLNLVKGRGGALLREKMVEAASAKFVVVVDETKLVAGLGGSGLAMPVEVVQFCWKHNQVRLQGLFNEEGCEAKLRLNEDGKPYVTDNSNYIVDLYFKTPIRDALGAGKEIAALEGVVEHGLFLNMATSVIIAGSDGVSVKTK from the exons ATGGCCGCCGCCGCGACCGCCACCGCCGTCCGCCTCCACGCGGCCGCcacgcgccgcgccgccccgcgccggccggcgcgcttcgcggtgcgcgcggacgccgcgcgggcggcgacggcgctgACGCAGGACGACCTCAAGAGGCTCGCGGCGGTGCGCGCGGTGGAGCAGGTGCAGAGCGGCATGGTCCTGGGGCTCGGGACGGGGTCCACggccgccttcgccgtcgccgaGATCGGCGCGCTCCTCGCCAGCGGGAAGCTCTCCGGCATCGTCGGCGTGCCCACCTCCAAGCGCACCTTCGAGCAGGCCATGTCGCTCGGGATCCCGCTCTCCACGCTCGACGACCACCCCGTCATCGACCTCGCCATCGACGGCGCCGACGAG GTCGACCCAGATCTTAACCTTGTCAAAGGGCGGGGTGGAGCCCTGCTCCGGGAGAAGATGGTCGAGGCCGCGTCAGCAAAGTTTGTCGTCGTCGTCGATGAGACGAAGCTGGTCGCCGGCCTGGGAGGGAGCGGCCTCGCCATGCCGGTGGAGGTCGTGCAGTTCTGCTGGAAGCACAACCAAGTAAGGCTGCAGGGTCTGTTCAACGAAGAAGGCTGCGAGGCGAAGCTGAGACTGAATGAGGATGGCAAGCCCTATGTTACTGACAACTCGAACTACATTGTCGATTTATACTTCAAGACGCCGATCAGGGACGCGCTGGGCGCGGGCAAGGAGATTGCGGCTTTGGAAGGAGTTGTTGAGCATGGCTTGTTTTTGAACATGGCAACTTCAGTGATCATTGCCGGATCGGACGGCGTCAGTGTCAAAACAAAGTGA
- the LOC123135814 gene encoding serine/threonine-protein kinase Nek3 isoform X2 — protein MDQYEVLEQIGKGSFGSALLVRHKVEKKRYVLKKIRLARQTVRCRRSAHQEMELIAKVRSPYIVEYKDSWVEKGCYVCIVIGYCEGGDMLEAIKKANGNHFSEEKLCVWLVQLLMALDYLHANHILHRDVKCSNIFLTKDQNIRIGDFGLAKVLTSDDLASSVVGTPSYMCPELLADIPYGSKSDIWSLGKYSYLIFSYMSCSDRRNVLLAKHVQFSGCCIYEMTALKHAFKAFDMQTLINKINKSVVAPLPTIYSGAFRGLIKSMLRRNPDHRPSAADLLNHPHLQPYVLEIQSKSSLAPNMFPAILPNKHEKNKTACSDDEDNCKPQYVKSHSFKVHRIVELVNATANHGRPQSTRTAKDCSKPLHQEMVQLPVQVTKEVVKEAMHDKHSKETRSPARTPRRASSTPRRRLEPAKTFHARTAHKEEQQPSPSRSSEDQTIQATRRASLSPHMFKAPEKKRLVDILTRLKSPDVSVNAPRIDRIAEFPLASSEDPLYPIMKLLPPSITDKSITKDKCTFQVLRGDGESHTNTRDLNLLSIDNNQLGSSSDWRQKRFDTTSYRQRAEALEGLLEFSAQLLQQERFQELGILLKPFGPGKASPRETAIWLSRSFKETGL, from the exons atggatcagtACGAGGTGCTGGAGCAGATTGGGAAGGGCTCCTTTGGCTCTGCGCTCCTGGTGAGGCACAAGGTTGAGAAGAAGAG GTACGTCCTGAAGAAGATCCGGCTCGCCCGTCAGACCGTCAGGTGCCGTCGATCCGCGCACCAAGAG ATGGAGCTCATCGCAAAAGTAAGGAGCCCTTACATTGTGGAGTACAAAGATTCTTGGGTGGAGAAG GGGTGCTATGTGTGCATCGTGATCGGTTACTGCGAGGGAGGGGACAT GCTAGAGGCCATTAAGAAGGCTAACGGCAACCATTTCTCGGAGGAG AAACTCTGTGTGTGGCTTGTGCAGCTGCTGATGGCGCTTGATTACTTGCATGCCAATCATATCCTTCATCGAGATGTCAAG TGTTCAAATATATTTCTTACAAAGGACCAAAATATACGGATCG GTGATTTTGGGCTGGCCAAAGTATTGACTTCTGACGATTTAGCTTCGTCA GTTGTAGGAACTCCCAGTTACATGTGCCCTGAACTTCTTGCCGACATTCCATATGGCTCCAAGTCCGACATATGGTCGCTAGGCAAGTATTCCTATCTGATATTCAGTTACATGTCTTGCTCCGATCGTCGCAATGTTCTCTTGGCTAAACATGTGCAATTTTCAGGATGCTGCATCTATGAGATGACTGCGCTGAAGCATGCATTCAAAGCATTT GATATGCAGACACTGATAAACAAGATTAACAAGTCTGTTGTCGCCCCTCTACCGACTATATATTCTGGTGCATT TAGGGGACTCATCAAAAGCATGCTGCGCAGAAATCCAGATCACAGACCGAGT GCTGCAGATCTGCTAAACCATCCGCATCTTCAGCCCTATGTGTTGGAAATCCAATCGAAATCAAGTCTGGCTCCCAATATGTTCCCAGCTATACTTCCTAACAAACATGAAAAAAACAAGACTGCGTGTTCTGATGATGAAGACAATTGCAAACCCCAATATGTTAAGAGTCATTCATTTAAAGTACATAGGATTGTGGAACTTGTCAATGCCACCGCTAACCATGGCCGTCCTCAGTCTACCAGAACAGCAAAAGATTGTTCAAAACCGCTTCATCAAGAGATGGTTCAGTTACCAGTCCAGGTCACCAAGGAAGTTGTCAAAGAAGCGATGCATGATAAAcattcaaaagaaacaagatcACCGGCACGCACTCCACGAAGGGCGTCCTCGACTCCTAGGAGACGGCTAGAACCTGCAAAAACATTTCATGCTAGAACAGCTCACAAAGAGGAG CAGCAGCCTTCCCCATCAAGGTCTTCAGAAGACCAGACAATACAAGCTACACGGCGAGCATCACTTTCCCCACACATGTTCAAAGCTCCTGAGAAGAAGCGACTCGTCGACATTCTTACCAGATTGAAGTCTCCTGATGTATCAGTTAACGCACCTCGAATCGACAGAATTGCTGAATTCCCACTGGCATCGTCTGAAGATCCATTGTATCCCATCATGAAGCTCTTGCCACCATCTATCACTGACAAATCAATCACCAAGGACAAATGCACTTTCCAAGTGCTCCGAGGGGACGGTGAAAGCCACACCAACACTCGTGATCTGAACCTGCTCAGTATCGACAATAATCAACTCGGAAGTTCGTCTGATTGGAGGCAGAAGAGGTTCGACACGACATCCTACCGGCAGCGAGCTGAGGCTCTAGAGGGCTTGCTTGAGTTCAGTGCCCAGTTGCTCCAACAAGAGAGATTTCAGGAGCTGGGGATCTTGCTAAAGCCTTTTGGACCTGGGAAGGCGTCTCCAAGAGAGACAGCCATATGGTTGTCAAGGAGCTTCAAAGAAACGGGATTATAA
- the LOC123135813 gene encoding histone H4 produces MSGRGKGGKGLGKGGAKRHRKVLRDNIQGITKPAIRRLARRGGVKRISGLIYEETRGVLKIFLENVIRDAVTYTEHARRKTVTAMDVVYALKRQGRTLYGFGG; encoded by the coding sequence ATGTCCGGCCGCGGCAAGGGCGGGAAGGGCCTCGGCAAGGGCGGCGCGAAGCGTCATCGGAAGGTGCTGCGGGACAACATCCagggcatcaccaagccggcgatcCGTCGTCTGGCTCGCCGTGGCGGCGTGAAGCGCATCTCGgggctcatctacgaggagacccgaggcgtgctcaagatcttcctcgagaacgTCATCCGCGACGCCGTCACCTACACCGAGCACGCCCGCCGCAAGACCGTCACCGCCATGGACGTCGTCTACGCGCTCAAGCGACAGGGACGCACCCTCTACGGCTTCGGCGGCTGA
- the LOC123135814 gene encoding serine/threonine-protein kinase Nek3 isoform X4, producing the protein MDQYEVLEQIGKGSFGSALLVRHKVEKKRYVLKKIRLARQTVRCRRSAHQEMELIAKVRSPYIVEYKDSWVEKGCYVCIVIGYCEGGDMLEAIKKANGNHFSEEKLCVWLVQLLMALDYLHANHILHRDVKCSNIFLTKDQNIRIGDFGLAKVLTSDDLASSVVGTPSYMCPELLADIPYGSKSDIWSLGCCIYEMTALKHAFKAFDMQTLINKINKSVVAPLPTIYSGAFRGLIKSMLRRNPDHRPSAADLLNHPHLQPYVLEIQSKSSLAPNMFPAILPNKHEKNKTACSDDEDNCKPQYVKSHSFKVHRIVELVNATANHGRPQSTRTAKDCSKPLHQEMVQLPVQVTKEVVKEAMHDKHSKETRSPARTPRRASSTPRRRLEPAKTFHARTAHKEEQQQPSPSRSSEDQTIQATRRASLSPHMFKAPEKKRLVDILTRLKSPDVSVNAPRIDRIAEFPLASSEDPLYPIMKLLPPSITDKSITKDKCTFQVLRGDGESHTNTRDLNLLSIDNNQLGSSSDWRQKRFDTTSYRQRAEALEGLLEFSAQLLQQERFQELGILLKPFGPGKASPRETAIWLSRSFKETGL; encoded by the exons atggatcagtACGAGGTGCTGGAGCAGATTGGGAAGGGCTCCTTTGGCTCTGCGCTCCTGGTGAGGCACAAGGTTGAGAAGAAGAG GTACGTCCTGAAGAAGATCCGGCTCGCCCGTCAGACCGTCAGGTGCCGTCGATCCGCGCACCAAGAG ATGGAGCTCATCGCAAAAGTAAGGAGCCCTTACATTGTGGAGTACAAAGATTCTTGGGTGGAGAAG GGGTGCTATGTGTGCATCGTGATCGGTTACTGCGAGGGAGGGGACAT GCTAGAGGCCATTAAGAAGGCTAACGGCAACCATTTCTCGGAGGAG AAACTCTGTGTGTGGCTTGTGCAGCTGCTGATGGCGCTTGATTACTTGCATGCCAATCATATCCTTCATCGAGATGTCAAG TGTTCAAATATATTTCTTACAAAGGACCAAAATATACGGATCG GTGATTTTGGGCTGGCCAAAGTATTGACTTCTGACGATTTAGCTTCGTCA GTTGTAGGAACTCCCAGTTACATGTGCCCTGAACTTCTTGCCGACATTCCATATGGCTCCAAGTCCGACATATGGTCGCTAG GATGCTGCATCTATGAGATGACTGCGCTGAAGCATGCATTCAAAGCATTT GATATGCAGACACTGATAAACAAGATTAACAAGTCTGTTGTCGCCCCTCTACCGACTATATATTCTGGTGCATT TAGGGGACTCATCAAAAGCATGCTGCGCAGAAATCCAGATCACAGACCGAGT GCTGCAGATCTGCTAAACCATCCGCATCTTCAGCCCTATGTGTTGGAAATCCAATCGAAATCAAGTCTGGCTCCCAATATGTTCCCAGCTATACTTCCTAACAAACATGAAAAAAACAAGACTGCGTGTTCTGATGATGAAGACAATTGCAAACCCCAATATGTTAAGAGTCATTCATTTAAAGTACATAGGATTGTGGAACTTGTCAATGCCACCGCTAACCATGGCCGTCCTCAGTCTACCAGAACAGCAAAAGATTGTTCAAAACCGCTTCATCAAGAGATGGTTCAGTTACCAGTCCAGGTCACCAAGGAAGTTGTCAAAGAAGCGATGCATGATAAAcattcaaaagaaacaagatcACCGGCACGCACTCCACGAAGGGCGTCCTCGACTCCTAGGAGACGGCTAGAACCTGCAAAAACATTTCATGCTAGAACAGCTCACAAAGAGGAG CAGCAGCAGCCTTCCCCATCAAGGTCTTCAGAAGACCAGACAATACAAGCTACACGGCGAGCATCACTTTCCCCACACATGTTCAAAGCTCCTGAGAAGAAGCGACTCGTCGACATTCTTACCAGATTGAAGTCTCCTGATGTATCAGTTAACGCACCTCGAATCGACAGAATTGCTGAATTCCCACTGGCATCGTCTGAAGATCCATTGTATCCCATCATGAAGCTCTTGCCACCATCTATCACTGACAAATCAATCACCAAGGACAAATGCACTTTCCAAGTGCTCCGAGGGGACGGTGAAAGCCACACCAACACTCGTGATCTGAACCTGCTCAGTATCGACAATAATCAACTCGGAAGTTCGTCTGATTGGAGGCAGAAGAGGTTCGACACGACATCCTACCGGCAGCGAGCTGAGGCTCTAGAGGGCTTGCTTGAGTTCAGTGCCCAGTTGCTCCAACAAGAGAGATTTCAGGAGCTGGGGATCTTGCTAAAGCCTTTTGGACCTGGGAAGGCGTCTCCAAGAGAGACAGCCATATGGTTGTCAAGGAGCTTCAAAGAAACGGGATTATAA
- the LOC123135814 gene encoding serine/threonine-protein kinase Nek3 isoform X3, with translation MDQYEVLEQIGKGSFGSALLVRHKVEKKRYVLKKIRLARQTVRCRRSAHQEMELIAKVRSPYIVEYKDSWVEKGCYVCIVIGYCEGGDMLEAIKKANGNHFSEEKLCVWLVQLLMALDYLHANHILHRDVKCSNIFLTKDQNIRIGDFGLAKVLTSDDLASSVVGTPSYMCPELLADIPYGSKSDIWSLGKYSYLIFSYMSCSDRRNVLLAKHVQFSGCCIYEMTALKHAFKAFDMQTLINKINKSVVAPLPTIYSGAFRGLIKSMLRRNPDHRPSAADLLNHPHLQPYVLEIQSKSSLAPNMFPAILPNKHEKNKTACSDDEDNCKPQYVKSHSFKVHRIVELVNATANHGRPQSTRTAKDCSKPLHQEMVQLPVQVTKEVVKEAMHDKHSKETRSPARTPRRASSTPRRRLEPAKTFHARTAHKEEQPSPSRSSEDQTIQATRRASLSPHMFKAPEKKRLVDILTRLKSPDVSVNAPRIDRIAEFPLASSEDPLYPIMKLLPPSITDKSITKDKCTFQVLRGDGESHTNTRDLNLLSIDNNQLGSSSDWRQKRFDTTSYRQRAEALEGLLEFSAQLLQQERFQELGILLKPFGPGKASPRETAIWLSRSFKETGL, from the exons atggatcagtACGAGGTGCTGGAGCAGATTGGGAAGGGCTCCTTTGGCTCTGCGCTCCTGGTGAGGCACAAGGTTGAGAAGAAGAG GTACGTCCTGAAGAAGATCCGGCTCGCCCGTCAGACCGTCAGGTGCCGTCGATCCGCGCACCAAGAG ATGGAGCTCATCGCAAAAGTAAGGAGCCCTTACATTGTGGAGTACAAAGATTCTTGGGTGGAGAAG GGGTGCTATGTGTGCATCGTGATCGGTTACTGCGAGGGAGGGGACAT GCTAGAGGCCATTAAGAAGGCTAACGGCAACCATTTCTCGGAGGAG AAACTCTGTGTGTGGCTTGTGCAGCTGCTGATGGCGCTTGATTACTTGCATGCCAATCATATCCTTCATCGAGATGTCAAG TGTTCAAATATATTTCTTACAAAGGACCAAAATATACGGATCG GTGATTTTGGGCTGGCCAAAGTATTGACTTCTGACGATTTAGCTTCGTCA GTTGTAGGAACTCCCAGTTACATGTGCCCTGAACTTCTTGCCGACATTCCATATGGCTCCAAGTCCGACATATGGTCGCTAGGCAAGTATTCCTATCTGATATTCAGTTACATGTCTTGCTCCGATCGTCGCAATGTTCTCTTGGCTAAACATGTGCAATTTTCAGGATGCTGCATCTATGAGATGACTGCGCTGAAGCATGCATTCAAAGCATTT GATATGCAGACACTGATAAACAAGATTAACAAGTCTGTTGTCGCCCCTCTACCGACTATATATTCTGGTGCATT TAGGGGACTCATCAAAAGCATGCTGCGCAGAAATCCAGATCACAGACCGAGT GCTGCAGATCTGCTAAACCATCCGCATCTTCAGCCCTATGTGTTGGAAATCCAATCGAAATCAAGTCTGGCTCCCAATATGTTCCCAGCTATACTTCCTAACAAACATGAAAAAAACAAGACTGCGTGTTCTGATGATGAAGACAATTGCAAACCCCAATATGTTAAGAGTCATTCATTTAAAGTACATAGGATTGTGGAACTTGTCAATGCCACCGCTAACCATGGCCGTCCTCAGTCTACCAGAACAGCAAAAGATTGTTCAAAACCGCTTCATCAAGAGATGGTTCAGTTACCAGTCCAGGTCACCAAGGAAGTTGTCAAAGAAGCGATGCATGATAAAcattcaaaagaaacaagatcACCGGCACGCACTCCACGAAGGGCGTCCTCGACTCCTAGGAGACGGCTAGAACCTGCAAAAACATTTCATGCTAGAACAGCTCACAAAGAGGAG CAGCCTTCCCCATCAAGGTCTTCAGAAGACCAGACAATACAAGCTACACGGCGAGCATCACTTTCCCCACACATGTTCAAAGCTCCTGAGAAGAAGCGACTCGTCGACATTCTTACCAGATTGAAGTCTCCTGATGTATCAGTTAACGCACCTCGAATCGACAGAATTGCTGAATTCCCACTGGCATCGTCTGAAGATCCATTGTATCCCATCATGAAGCTCTTGCCACCATCTATCACTGACAAATCAATCACCAAGGACAAATGCACTTTCCAAGTGCTCCGAGGGGACGGTGAAAGCCACACCAACACTCGTGATCTGAACCTGCTCAGTATCGACAATAATCAACTCGGAAGTTCGTCTGATTGGAGGCAGAAGAGGTTCGACACGACATCCTACCGGCAGCGAGCTGAGGCTCTAGAGGGCTTGCTTGAGTTCAGTGCCCAGTTGCTCCAACAAGAGAGATTTCAGGAGCTGGGGATCTTGCTAAAGCCTTTTGGACCTGGGAAGGCGTCTCCAAGAGAGACAGCCATATGGTTGTCAAGGAGCTTCAAAGAAACGGGATTATAA